One Tunturibacter gelidoferens genomic region harbors:
- the rplB gene encoding 50S ribosomal protein L2, whose product MPIKSFRPITPSLRFATKLVNDDITTDKPHKPLLGVKQRTGGRNNNGGLTMRHHGGGHKQKLRLIDFKRDKFGIPGTVATVEYDPNRSSRIALIHYADGEKRYIIQPIGLTVGQSIMSGPEADILVGNALPLKFIPTGTIVHNIELRPGKGAQMARSAGAQVNLIAKEGDYALLKLPSGETRKVLVECMATIGQVGNTDHENVTIGKAGRNRWKGIRPSNRGVSMNPVDHPHGGGEGKTSGGRHPVTPWGQPTRGYKTRNNKRTDTFIVKRRTK is encoded by the coding sequence ATGCCGATCAAATCATTTCGACCGATTACCCCATCACTCCGCTTCGCGACGAAGCTTGTCAACGATGACATCACGACGGACAAGCCGCACAAGCCGTTGCTCGGAGTCAAGCAGCGCACCGGCGGCCGCAACAACAACGGCGGTCTCACGATGCGTCACCATGGTGGCGGTCACAAGCAGAAGCTGCGCCTCATCGACTTCAAGCGCGACAAGTTCGGGATCCCCGGTACGGTGGCGACGGTTGAGTATGATCCGAACCGCAGCTCGCGCATCGCGCTGATCCACTACGCGGACGGCGAGAAGCGTTACATCATTCAGCCGATCGGCCTCACCGTCGGTCAGTCGATCATGAGCGGCCCGGAGGCCGATATTCTCGTTGGCAACGCTCTGCCGTTGAAGTTCATCCCGACCGGAACGATTGTGCATAACATCGAGCTTCGTCCGGGCAAGGGCGCACAGATGGCTCGTTCAGCCGGAGCCCAGGTCAATCTGATCGCCAAAGAAGGCGACTACGCTCTTCTGAAGCTGCCTTCGGGCGAGACCCGCAAGGTTCTTGTTGAGTGCATGGCGACCATTGGCCAGGTTGGCAACACGGACCACGAGAACGTCACGATCGGTAAAGCTGGACGCAATCGCTGGAAGGGTATTCGCCCCTCCAACCGTGGTGTTTCGATGAATCCCGTCGATCACCCGCACGGTGGTGGTGAAGGTAAGACCTCTGGCGGTCGTCACCCGGTTACTCCTTGGGGTCAGCCGACTCGCGGATACAAGACCCGCAACAACAAGCGGACCGATACCTTCATCGTGAAGCGTCGTACGAAGTAA
- the rplF gene encoding 50S ribosomal protein L6, which yields MSRIGKKPIALPAGVKYTVSENGNTVLVEGPKGKVSAMLPGGITLVQKDGHLITERQTDKQAAFHGLARALVFNAVTGVTTGWTKEIDIVGIGYRAELKGKNMVVFTLGYSHPIEFPLPTGISVEIDPKQTHLTVSGIDRQKVGQIAADMRSLRKPDPYKNKGVRYTGEKLKKKVGKTGAK from the coding sequence ATGTCACGTATTGGTAAGAAGCCGATCGCTCTACCCGCCGGCGTCAAGTACACGGTCAGCGAGAACGGCAACACCGTCCTGGTCGAAGGACCCAAGGGCAAGGTCAGCGCGATGCTGCCTGGCGGAATCACCCTCGTCCAGAAGGATGGCCACCTGATCACCGAGCGCCAGACGGATAAGCAGGCGGCGTTTCACGGCCTCGCCCGCGCGCTGGTCTTCAACGCTGTCACCGGCGTCACCACCGGCTGGACCAAAGAGATCGACATCGTCGGCATCGGATACCGCGCCGAGTTGAAGGGGAAGAACATGGTGGTCTTCACCCTGGGCTACTCTCACCCCATCGAGTTTCCTCTGCCAACCGGTATCTCTGTCGAGATCGACCCCAAGCAGACTCACCTCACCGTCTCCGGCATCGATCGGCAGAAGGTAGGCCAGATCGCTGCAGACATGCGCTCTCTCCGCAAACCCGACCCTTACAAGAACAAGGGCGTCCGCTACACCGGCGAGAAGCTGAAGAAGAAGGTCGGCAAGACCGGAGCGAAGTAA
- the rplR gene encoding 50S ribosomal protein L18 — MINPRQRNVIRQRVHTRIREKMSGTAERPRLNVYRSLNHIYTQLIDDLNGVTITSASSMGKKTEEKKYGGNIAAAAEVGKLIAERAKEKGIKKIVFDRGGYLYHGRVKALADAAREAGLDF, encoded by the coding sequence ATGATCAATCCACGTCAGCGCAATGTGATCCGCCAGCGCGTTCACACCCGCATCCGCGAGAAGATGTCCGGTACCGCCGAGCGTCCACGCCTCAACGTCTATCGCTCGCTCAACCACATCTACACGCAGCTCATCGACGATCTCAACGGAGTCACGATCACCTCTGCCTCTTCTATGGGCAAGAAGACCGAAGAGAAGAAGTACGGCGGAAACATTGCCGCGGCTGCCGAAGTCGGCAAGCTGATCGCCGAGCGCGCGAAGGAGAAGGGCATCAAGAAGATTGTGTTTGACCGTGGTGGCTATCTGTATCACGGCCGCGTCAAAGCCCTCGCCGATGCAGCCCGTGAAGCGGGTCTCGATTTCTAA
- the rpsQ gene encoding 30S ribosomal protein S17, whose translation MADTTNTAAATPEAQTSRRNEKVGLVVSTKMQKTIVVEIEMRKAHPKYKRVMKSNKKFYAHDEQNSARVGDVVRIREARPLSKLKRWSLEEIVRRSSLALAEEKSAAAHAAEAK comes from the coding sequence ATGGCAGATACAACCAACACCGCAGCCGCAACTCCCGAAGCTCAGACCTCGCGTCGCAATGAGAAGGTGGGTCTGGTCGTCTCGACCAAGATGCAGAAGACGATCGTCGTCGAGATCGAGATGCGCAAGGCGCACCCCAAGTACAAGCGCGTGATGAAGTCGAACAAGAAGTTCTACGCGCACGACGAGCAGAACTCGGCTCGCGTGGGTGATGTGGTTCGCATCCGCGAGGCGCGTCCTCTGTCGAAGCTCAAGCGCTGGTCGCTCGAGGAGATCGTTCGCCGCTCGTCGCTCGCGTTGGCGGAAGAGAAATCCGCCGCCGCTCACGCTGCCGAAGCGAAGTAG
- the rpsS gene encoding 30S ribosomal protein S19, whose product MSRSAKKGPFIDDHLMKKIVGMNQVNDKKVLRTWSRRSTIHPDFVGHTIAVHNGRKFIPVYVTENMVGHKLGEFSATRTFKGHSARAAETSAKPK is encoded by the coding sequence ATGTCACGTTCAGCGAAAAAAGGTCCTTTCATCGACGATCACCTCATGAAGAAGATTGTGGGGATGAACCAGGTCAATGACAAGAAAGTACTGCGCACCTGGTCGCGCCGGTCTACGATTCACCCGGACTTCGTCGGTCATACCATTGCCGTACACAACGGCCGCAAGTTCATTCCGGTGTACGTGACGGAGAACATGGTGGGCCACAAGCTCGGAGAGTTTTCGGCCACCCGCACCTTCAAGGGCCACTCCGCGCGTGCCGCTGAGACCTCCGCGAAGCCCAAATAA
- the rpsJ gene encoding 30S ribosomal protein S10 — MAGQRIRIRLKAYDYRVLDTSTGEIVETAKRTGAQVAGPIPLPTMKNKYCVLRSPHVDKKSREAFEIRTHKRLIDILEPTQQTVDALMKLDLPAGVDVEIKTVQK, encoded by the coding sequence ATGGCTGGACAAAGAATCAGAATTCGTTTGAAGGCATATGACTACCGCGTGCTGGACACGTCGACCGGTGAGATCGTCGAGACGGCCAAGCGTACCGGAGCCCAGGTTGCGGGTCCGATTCCGCTGCCGACGATGAAGAACAAGTACTGCGTTCTTCGCTCGCCCCACGTCGACAAGAAGTCACGCGAGGCTTTCGAGATCCGCACGCACAAGCGGCTGATCGACATCCTCGAGCCGACCCAGCAGACCGTGGACGCACTGATGAAGCTTGATCTGCCCGCGGGCGTCGATGTAGAGATCAAGACGGTTCAGAAGTAA
- the rplN gene encoding 50S ribosomal protein L14 — protein sequence MSVQMRTMLDVADNSGARKLQVILPLGGGLGKKAGLGDVVTAAVKEASPDGTVKKGKVVKAVIVRTRKEYRRRDGTYIRFDQNAAVVINDANEPVGTRVFGPVARELREKKFLKIVSLAPEVI from the coding sequence ATGTCAGTACAAATGAGAACAATGCTTGATGTGGCCGATAACTCCGGCGCACGCAAGTTGCAGGTGATCCTGCCCCTCGGTGGTGGTCTCGGCAAGAAGGCAGGCCTCGGCGACGTCGTCACCGCAGCTGTCAAGGAAGCCTCTCCCGATGGCACCGTCAAGAAGGGGAAAGTCGTCAAGGCTGTGATCGTCCGTACGCGCAAGGAGTATCGCCGCCGCGATGGCACGTATATCCGCTTCGACCAGAACGCCGCTGTCGTCATCAATGATGCCAACGAGCCGGTCGGAACCCGCGTGTTTGGACCGGTTGCCCGCGAGCTTCGCGAGAAGAAGTTTTTGAAGATTGTCTCGCTCGCGCCTGAGGTCATCTAA
- the rplX gene encoding 50S ribosomal protein L24 — translation MAGIKIKRNDKVEVIAGKDKGKQGRVLRVIAEKNRVLVEGVMMVKKHVKPNPQRNIKGGIAEQESTIHVSNVMLLDGDGKKSRVGSRFEGDTKVRFAKTSGATIAEKKK, via the coding sequence ATGGCAGGCATCAAGATCAAGCGTAATGACAAGGTCGAAGTAATCGCAGGCAAGGACAAGGGCAAGCAGGGCCGGGTTCTTCGCGTCATCGCTGAAAAGAATCGCGTGCTGGTTGAGGGTGTGATGATGGTGAAGAAGCACGTGAAGCCGAACCCCCAGCGGAACATCAAGGGCGGCATCGCGGAGCAGGAGTCCACCATTCACGTCTCGAACGTGATGTTGCTCGATGGCGACGGGAAGAAGTCCCGCGTTGGATCGCGCTTTGAAGGCGACACCAAGGTACGCTTCGCGAAGACCAGCGGCGCGACCATCGCTGAGAAGAAGAAGTAA
- the rplC gene encoding 50S ribosomal protein L3 — translation MSVVGILGKKVGMTQIFDERGDIHPVTVLKAGPCVITQLKTLAKDGYEAAQIGYVDFVKASKINKAMTGHFAKSNVPPVRMIKEVELEAVKTVEGEEKVTAKAGDRVLVDIFNDERFVDVIGTSKGRGFAGVIRRHGFGGGPKSHGHMFQVQGSIGASSFPSRVFPGQRMPGHMGHAQITVRNLRIRGIDLEDNLLLVEGAVPGPRDGFVLISKAKAPPRERRGFAGAATKDALKASKKAAPSKKK, via the coding sequence ATGTCAGTAGTAGGAATTCTCGGAAAAAAAGTCGGCATGACGCAGATCTTCGACGAGCGCGGTGATATTCACCCTGTGACCGTTCTGAAGGCTGGTCCATGCGTGATCACTCAGTTAAAGACGCTTGCGAAGGACGGGTACGAAGCCGCGCAGATCGGCTACGTTGACTTTGTGAAGGCTTCGAAGATCAATAAGGCGATGACTGGCCACTTCGCAAAGTCGAACGTTCCTCCGGTCAGGATGATCAAGGAAGTTGAGCTCGAAGCAGTGAAGACTGTTGAAGGCGAAGAGAAGGTTACAGCCAAGGCTGGCGATCGCGTCCTGGTCGACATTTTCAATGACGAGCGCTTCGTCGACGTCATTGGCACTTCGAAGGGTCGCGGTTTTGCCGGCGTCATTCGTCGCCACGGGTTTGGTGGCGGTCCTAAGTCGCACGGCCACATGTTCCAAGTGCAGGGTTCGATCGGTGCTTCTTCGTTTCCCTCGCGTGTTTTTCCTGGTCAGCGTATGCCTGGTCACATGGGCCACGCACAGATCACGGTTCGCAACCTGCGTATTCGCGGTATCGATCTTGAGGATAACCTTCTGCTGGTGGAAGGCGCAGTACCCGGCCCGCGTGATGGTTTCGTGCTGATCTCGAAGGCAAAGGCTCCGCCGCGCGAGCGTCGTGGATTTGCGGGCGCAGCAACGAAGGACGCTTTGAAGGCTTCCAAGAAGGCTGCACCGTCCAAGAAGAAATAA
- the rplE gene encoding 50S ribosomal protein L5 has translation MAARLKQKYESEIKQALGKELNITNAMAIPKLEKIVINMGLGEATQNVKIMDPLVADLASIAGQKPVTTKAKKSIAAFKVREGMPIGAMVTLRGDTMYEFLDRLISIALPRVRDFRGVSSKSFDGRGNYTLGLRDQLIFAEIDYAKVDKLKGMNVTIVTTAKDDNGARALLKSFGMPFRVGA, from the coding sequence ATGGCAGCACGTCTGAAGCAAAAGTACGAGAGCGAGATCAAGCAGGCGCTGGGCAAAGAGCTCAACATCACCAACGCCATGGCGATCCCGAAGCTCGAGAAGATTGTCATCAACATGGGTCTCGGCGAAGCCACCCAGAACGTCAAGATCATGGATCCCCTGGTGGCCGATCTTGCCTCCATCGCCGGCCAGAAGCCTGTGACCACCAAGGCCAAGAAGTCCATCGCAGCCTTCAAGGTGCGCGAGGGCATGCCCATCGGCGCGATGGTGACCCTACGCGGCGACACGATGTACGAGTTTCTTGACCGCCTCATCTCGATTGCGCTTCCCCGCGTCCGCGACTTCCGCGGCGTCTCTTCGAAGAGCTTCGATGGCCGCGGCAACTACACCCTTGGCCTGCGCGATCAGCTGATCTTTGCTGAGATCGACTACGCCAAGGTCGACAAATTGAAGGGTATGAACGTCACCATCGTCACGACGGCGAAGGATGACAACGGTGCCCGCGCCCTGCTGAAGAGCTTTGGTATGCCCTTCCGCGTTGGAGCATAG
- the rpmC gene encoding 50S ribosomal protein L29, with product MEFEKISNLSDDELKSEQVKAAEQLFRIRFQKSLGNNEGIKKLRTLKLDIARIKTVERQRTLAAEKAANPVVANVAPAKSTRTARKKAKKD from the coding sequence ATGGAATTCGAAAAAATCAGTAATCTCAGTGATGACGAGCTCAAGAGCGAGCAGGTGAAGGCCGCCGAGCAGCTCTTCCGCATTCGCTTCCAGAAGAGCCTCGGCAACAATGAGGGCATCAAGAAGCTGCGGACGCTCAAGCTGGACATTGCCCGCATCAAGACCGTCGAACGGCAGCGCACTCTGGCCGCCGAGAAGGCCGCCAACCCCGTCGTCGCCAACGTTGCGCCGGCCAAGAGCACTCGCACCGCCCGCAAGAAAGCGAAGAAGGACTAA
- a CDS encoding type Z 30S ribosomal protein S14: MATTAKRVKDARKPKFKSRQHNRCQLCGRPRAFLRKFGVCRLCFRSLALKGEIPGVVKSSW, encoded by the coding sequence ATGGCAACTACAGCAAAGCGCGTCAAAGACGCAAGGAAACCGAAGTTCAAGTCTCGCCAGCACAACCGCTGCCAGCTCTGCGGTCGTCCCCGCGCCTTCCTGCGGAAGTTCGGCGTATGCCGTCTCTGCTTCCGTTCGCTCGCCCTCAAGGGAGAGATTCCGGGCGTTGTGAAGTCGAGCTGGTAG
- a CDS encoding 50S ribosomal protein L23, which produces MPTLYTVIRRPLITEKGMTVKETQNTLVFEVALKATKTEVKQAVETLFKVKVTGVRTATVEGKERRRGKFAGYRPDWKKAYVRLKDGEKMPEYLNSL; this is translated from the coding sequence ATGCCAACTCTCTATACCGTCATTCGCCGCCCCCTCATTACTGAGAAGGGCATGACCGTCAAGGAGACACAGAACACCCTGGTGTTCGAAGTCGCCCTGAAGGCCACCAAGACCGAAGTCAAGCAAGCTGTTGAAACACTCTTCAAGGTCAAAGTCACTGGTGTTCGCACCGCGACCGTTGAGGGCAAGGAGCGCCGCCGGGGTAAGTTCGCCGGCTACCGCCCCGACTGGAAGAAGGCTTACGTTCGCTTGAAAGATGGCGAAAAGATGCCGGAGTACCTCAACAGCCTCTAA
- the rplD gene encoding 50S ribosomal protein L4, giving the protein MANINVVNLAGAKVGEFELVDEVFAAEINDGLLWESVKHYRAALRQGTAATKNRNQVSGAGKKLWKQKGTGRARVGSIRTPLWRGGGTVHGPKPRSYEYAFPQKKLMGALRSAISAKINDGKFTIVDSFEVAEAKTKLFRTALNKLEAGKTTLLVESSRKLDEKLYLGSRNLQGVELVLSSEVHPYDLLRYEHAVFSKDAIEALQDTLKKFVSKRSKATDERSKAAAQKEVA; this is encoded by the coding sequence ATGGCAAACATCAATGTAGTAAATCTCGCTGGAGCGAAGGTCGGAGAGTTCGAACTCGTCGACGAGGTCTTCGCGGCAGAGATCAACGACGGCCTCCTCTGGGAGTCGGTGAAGCACTACCGTGCCGCTCTTCGGCAGGGAACCGCCGCAACCAAGAACCGTAATCAGGTATCGGGCGCAGGTAAGAAGCTCTGGAAGCAAAAGGGAACGGGCCGTGCGCGTGTTGGTTCGATTCGGACTCCGCTCTGGCGTGGTGGTGGTACGGTTCATGGACCGAAGCCACGTAGCTACGAGTACGCCTTTCCGCAGAAGAAGCTGATGGGTGCCCTCCGCTCTGCGATCTCCGCGAAGATCAACGACGGCAAATTCACCATCGTCGACTCGTTCGAAGTTGCCGAGGCGAAGACCAAGCTCTTCCGCACCGCGCTGAACAAGCTCGAAGCGGGCAAGACGACTCTGCTGGTTGAGAGCAGCCGCAAGCTTGACGAGAAGCTCTACCTGGGCTCGCGCAATCTGCAGGGTGTGGAACTGGTTCTCAGCTCCGAGGTTCATCCCTACGACCTGCTCCGTTATGAGCACGCTGTCTTCTCGAAGGATGCCATCGAAGCTCTTCAGGACACTCTCAAGAAGTTTGTATCCAAGCGCAGTAAGGCAACAGATGAGCGCAGCAAAGCCGCCGCGCAGAAGGAGGTTGCGTAA
- the rpsC gene encoding 30S ribosomal protein S3, with protein MGQKVHPYGLRLGINKPWKSRWFVERGYDKLLVEDVKLKAELREKLKAAGVSSVEVERPGNKLRLIIRTARPGIIIGRKGAEIDKLKADIQKRTSREVFIDILEVNKPELDAQLVAENIALQLEKRVSFRRAMRKSVDSALRFGCKGIKVRVSGRLNGNEIARSEWYLQGRLPLHTLRADIDYGFAEAHTTYGIIGVKTWVYRGDIYEQKKRRDQGVTTGAFAS; from the coding sequence ATGGGACAGAAAGTCCATCCGTATGGGTTGCGCCTCGGCATCAACAAGCCGTGGAAGTCACGCTGGTTCGTGGAACGCGGCTATGACAAGCTGCTGGTCGAAGACGTCAAGCTGAAGGCTGAGCTGCGCGAGAAGTTGAAGGCAGCCGGTGTCAGCTCGGTCGAGGTCGAGCGCCCAGGCAACAAGCTGCGCCTGATCATCCGCACCGCGCGTCCGGGCATCATCATCGGCCGCAAGGGCGCCGAAATCGACAAGCTCAAGGCCGACATTCAGAAGCGCACCAGCCGCGAAGTGTTTATTGACATTCTTGAGGTCAACAAGCCGGAGCTTGATGCTCAGCTGGTTGCCGAGAACATCGCGCTGCAGCTGGAGAAGCGCGTCAGCTTCCGCCGCGCGATGCGCAAGTCGGTTGACTCCGCGCTCCGCTTTGGCTGCAAGGGAATTAAGGTCCGCGTCTCCGGTCGTCTCAACGGAAACGAGATCGCCCGCTCCGAGTGGTATCTCCAGGGCCGTCTGCCGCTGCACACGCTGCGCGCAGACATCGACTACGGTTTTGCTGAGGCGCACACCACCTACGGCATCATCGGCGTCAAGACCTGGGTCTATCGCGGCGATATTTACGAACAGAAGAAGCGTCGCGACCAGGGCGTTACCACTGGCGCATTCGCAAGCTAA
- the rplV gene encoding 50S ribosomal protein L22, giving the protein MAKAAEKIREFRAEAKFQRTSPQKAKLVLDLIKGLRVEQALNTVHFSTKRMAPVVEKVLRSAIQNATYVSQEQGLDVDVDNLYVRTAIANEGPRMKRIRPAPMGRAFRYQRRLAHIIVTVAEKKSATAISAAADATPAPAKKKSTKKIASKTAAKPAAKKAAGKKPAAKKAAK; this is encoded by the coding sequence ATGGCTAAGGCAGCAGAAAAAATCAGAGAGTTTCGCGCAGAAGCTAAGTTTCAGCGCACCAGCCCGCAGAAGGCGAAGCTTGTCCTGGATCTGATCAAGGGACTTCGCGTCGAGCAGGCGCTCAACACCGTTCACTTCAGCACCAAGCGCATGGCGCCAGTGGTCGAGAAGGTTCTGCGTTCGGCGATCCAGAACGCGACCTACGTCTCGCAGGAGCAGGGGCTCGACGTAGATGTCGATAACCTCTACGTCCGTACCGCAATTGCGAACGAAGGTCCGCGTATGAAGCGCATCCGCCCTGCTCCAATGGGCCGTGCGTTCCGCTACCAGCGCAGACTCGCACACATCATCGTCACGGTTGCGGAGAAGAAGTCGGCCACTGCGATCAGCGCAGCCGCTGATGCGACTCCGGCTCCAGCCAAGAAGAAGAGCACGAAGAAGATAGCCAGCAAGACTGCGGCAAAGCCCGCAGCCAAGAAGGCAGCCGGCAAGAAGCCCGCAGCAAAAAAGGCCGCGAAGTAA
- the rpsH gene encoding 30S ribosomal protein S8 produces the protein MNLTDPVADFLTRIRNSIRARHQKLDVPASKLKAEIARILKEEGYIANYKPTEENGMKVIRVYLKYGPNNEAVIRDLQRVSRPGCRVYLGRDEIRRVQGGLGISIMTTPKGVMTGRQARREGVGGEILCEVW, from the coding sequence ATGAACCTCACTGATCCAGTAGCAGACTTCCTGACCCGCATCCGTAACTCTATCCGTGCGCGTCACCAGAAGCTCGACGTCCCCGCATCCAAGCTCAAGGCCGAGATTGCCCGCATTCTCAAAGAAGAAGGCTACATCGCGAACTACAAGCCGACCGAAGAGAATGGCATGAAGGTCATCCGCGTCTACCTGAAGTACGGCCCGAACAACGAGGCTGTCATCCGCGACCTGCAGCGTGTGTCGCGTCCCGGCTGCCGTGTGTATCTTGGCCGCGACGAGATCCGCCGCGTTCAGGGTGGTCTTGGCATCTCCATCATGACCACCCCCAAGGGTGTCATGACCGGCCGTCAGGCACGTCGCGAAGGTGTTGGCGGCGAGATCCTCTGCGAAGTCTGGTAA
- the tuf gene encoding elongation factor Tu: MGKEKFDRSKPHVNIGTIGHIDHGKTTLTAAITKVLSKHNPNNKFRSFDTIDNAPEERERGITIATSHVEYETPNRHYAHVDCPGHADYIKNMITGAAQMDGAILVVAATDGPMPQTKEHVLLARQVGVPFIVVFLNKCDAVEDEELIELVEMEVRELLSKYDYPGDDTPIIRGSALGALNGEAQWEAKIDELMAAVDKYIPQPERAVDQPFLMPIEDIFSISGRGTVVTGRIERGKVKVGEACEIVGFRETRQTVCTGVEMFKKQLDEGLAGDNAGLLLRGIAKEDVERGMVLAKPGSIKPHTDFKGEVYVLSKEEGGRHTPFFNGYRPQFYFRTTDVTGSAKLPAGTEMCMPGDNIQLEITLHTPVAMEKGLRFAIREGGRTVGAGTISEIIK, from the coding sequence ATGGGCAAGGAAAAGTTTGACCGGTCAAAGCCGCACGTAAACATCGGGACGATCGGGCACATCGATCATGGCAAGACGACGCTGACGGCGGCGATTACGAAGGTGTTGTCCAAGCACAACCCGAACAACAAATTTCGTTCGTTCGACACGATTGATAATGCTCCTGAGGAGCGCGAGCGTGGTATCACGATTGCGACCTCGCACGTCGAGTACGAGACCCCGAACCGGCACTATGCGCACGTCGACTGCCCGGGTCACGCGGACTACATCAAGAACATGATCACGGGAGCGGCGCAGATGGACGGCGCGATCCTGGTGGTGGCTGCGACCGACGGCCCGATGCCCCAGACCAAGGAGCACGTGCTGCTGGCGCGTCAGGTTGGCGTTCCCTTCATCGTTGTCTTCCTGAACAAGTGCGATGCGGTTGAGGACGAAGAGCTGATCGAGCTGGTGGAGATGGAAGTTCGCGAGCTGTTGTCGAAGTATGACTACCCTGGCGACGACACTCCGATCATTCGCGGTTCTGCCTTGGGCGCGCTCAACGGCGAAGCCCAGTGGGAGGCCAAGATCGACGAGCTGATGGCGGCGGTGGACAAGTACATTCCGCAGCCTGAGCGTGCGGTCGACCAGCCGTTCCTGATGCCGATCGAAGACATCTTCTCGATCTCGGGCCGTGGCACCGTGGTGACGGGCCGTATCGAGCGCGGCAAGGTGAAGGTTGGCGAGGCCTGCGAGATCGTCGGCTTCCGCGAGACCCGCCAGACGGTCTGCACCGGCGTCGAGATGTTCAAGAAGCAGCTGGACGAGGGTCTGGCTGGTGATAATGCGGGTCTTCTGCTGCGCGGTATTGCGAAGGAAGATGTGGAGCGCGGGATGGTTTTGGCCAAGCCCGGTTCGATCAAGCCCCACACCGACTTCAAGGGCGAGGTCTACGTGTTGTCGAAGGAAGAGGGCGGACGTCACACTCCGTTCTTCAACGGCTACCGTCCCCAGTTCTACTTCCGCACGACCGACGTGACGGGTTCGGCGAAGCTGCCTGCGGGCACCGAGATGTGCATGCCCGGCGACAACATCCAGCTGGAGATCACGCTGCATACGCCAGTCGCGATGGAGAAGGGTCTGCGCTTCGCCATCCGCGAAGGCGGACGCACCGTCGGAGCCGGCACCATCAGCGAGATCATCAAGTAA
- the rplP gene encoding 50S ribosomal protein L16, which translates to MLMPKKVKFRKQQRGRMKGKAWRGSDLSFGDFGLKVMECGYITDRQIEASRIAMTRFIKRGGKVWLRLFPDKPITKKPAETRMGKGKGAPDHWVCVVRPGRILFEMEGVTPELAKEAMRLAAHKLPLKTSFVQRHDVKATVVTK; encoded by the coding sequence ATGTTGATGCCAAAGAAGGTCAAGTTCCGCAAGCAGCAGCGCGGACGAATGAAGGGCAAAGCGTGGCGCGGCTCCGATCTCTCCTTCGGTGACTTCGGCCTGAAGGTGATGGAGTGCGGTTACATTACCGACCGCCAGATCGAAGCCAGCCGTATCGCGATGACTCGTTTCATCAAGCGTGGCGGTAAGGTCTGGCTCCGTCTGTTCCCAGACAAGCCGATCACGAAGAAGCCTGCCGAAACCCGTATGGGTAAGGGTAAGGGCGCTCCGGATCACTGGGTCTGCGTTGTTCGTCCGGGCCGCATCCTGTTCGAGATGGAAGGCGTCACCCCGGAGCTTGCCAAAGAGGCGATGCGTCTCGCGGCACACAAGCTCCCGCTCAAGACCAGCTTCGTTCAGCGCCACGATGTCAAGGCGACGGTTGTTACCAAATAA